Proteins from one Mustelus asterias unplaced genomic scaffold, sMusAst1.hap1.1 HAP1_SCAFFOLD_655, whole genome shotgun sequence genomic window:
- the naxe gene encoding NAD(P)H-hydrate epimerase: protein MWGIRTLLGLSVFAASRQVARGTGVGTSSVHGFLCPNTQWRLLPGKMDPKCSTAGDNSVKYLGQEEAQAIDQELFTEYKFSVDQLMELAGLSCASAIAKVYPLSSLRKKSPTVLVLCGPGNNGGDGLVCARHLKLFGYEPSIFYPKRPSKPLFEALTTQCQKMDIPFLTEFPSEPLFIDEVYNLIVDAIFGFSFKGQVREPFAAVLGTLEGVTVPIASVDIPSGWDVEKGGPGGIQPDLLISLTAPKKAAAHFHGRYHYLGGRFVPAALERKYGLNLPEYPGTECVRQLL, encoded by the exons ATGTGGGGTATCCGGACCCTCCTGGGCCTCAGTGTCTTCGCCGCGTCGCGCCAGGTGGCTCGTGGCACGGGAGTGGGCACCTCGAGTGTGCACGGATTCCTCTGCCCCAACACCCAGTGGCGGCTCCTCCCGGGGAAAATGGACCCCAAGTGTTCGACCGCGGGCGACAACTCGGTCAAGTACCTCGG tCAGGAAGAGGCTCAAGCCATAGACCAGGAACTGTTCACCGAGTACAAGTTCAGCGTGGACCAGCTGATGGAGTTAGCAGGCCTAAGCTGTGCGTCGGCCATTGCCAAG GTCTACCCTCTATCGTCACTTCGGAAAAAATCTCCCACCGTGTTGGTGTTGTGTGGACCCGGGAATAATGGCGGAGATGGACTGGTGTGTGCGCGGCACCTCAAACTCTTT ggCTATGAACCCAGCATCTTCTACCCGAAACGCCCAAGCAAACCCCTCTTCGAGGCTCTCACCACCCAGTGCCAGAAGATGGACATCCCCTTCTTGACGGAGTTCCCGTCGGAG cCCCTCTTCATTGACGAGGTCTATAACCTGATTGTCGACGCCATATTTGGCTTCAGTTTCAAGGGGCAGGTCCGTGAGCCCTTTGCCGCCGTGCTGGGCACATTGGAGGGCGTGACCGTACCCATCGCCAGCGTGGACATcccctcag GATGGGACGTGGAGAAGGGTGGTCCTGGGGGGATCCAGCCCGACCTGCTCATCTCGCTGACCGCCCCAAAGAAAGCCGCCGCCCACTTCCACGGGCGTTACCATTACCTGGGCGGCCGCTTTGTACCCGCGGCGCTGGAGAGGAAGTACGGTCTGAACCTTCCTGAGTACCCCGGCACAGAGTGCGTCCGCCAGCTGCTCTGA